The proteins below are encoded in one region of Apium graveolens cultivar Ventura chromosome 4, ASM990537v1, whole genome shotgun sequence:
- the LOC141721114 gene encoding uncharacterized protein LOC141721114: MALLSNSLLFPKVSSPQLSSGSRLKSVDVCTGNGSLIKSTVNTSRQTRRKSLAVQASYSDGGRPSSGSIFISGFVLGGIVVGTLGAVYAPQISKALAGADKKDLMRKLPKFIYDEEKALERTRKILSEKIEQLNSAIDDVSAQLRTEDSPNGVAVDTDEIEAAM, translated from the exons ATGGCTCTGCTTTCTAATTCCCTGCTTTTCCCCAAAGTTTCTTCACCCCAATTATCTTCag GCTCCCGTTTGAAGTCTGTTGACGTATGTACTGGAAATGGATCTCTTATCAAATCAACGGTCAACACTAGTCGACAAACCAGAAGAAAGTCACTTGCGGTTCAAGCAAGCTACAG TGATGGTGGAAGGCCAAGCAGTGGGAGCATCTTTATTAGTGGATTTGTCTTGGGAGGAATAGTTGTTGGTACACTTGGCGCTGTATATGCACCTCAG ATAAGCAAGGCACTAGCTGGAGCTGACAAGAAGGATCTTATGAGAAAGCTGCCTAAGTTCATATATGATGAAGAGAAAGCTTTGGAG AGAACGCGCAAGATTTTGTCTGAGAAGATTGAACAACTTAACTCTGCTATCGATGATGTATCTGCTCAGCTGCGAACAGAAGATTCCCCTAATGGAGTGGCTGTGGATACTGATGAAATAGAAGCTGCTATGTGA
- the LOC141721115 gene encoding glutamate receptor 3.3-like gives MSAVCVWPLLLLLFFGVLSNGVISENVNSSRPAIVNIGAVFTFDSTIGKSSYFAIRQAVDDVNSNFSVLHGTKLHVEMRNSNCSGFHGIIGAVQFMEASTVAVIGPQSSEVANAMSIVANELQVPLLSFGATDPTLSSLQFPFLVRTTQSDLYQMTAVANIVEHYNWKQVIAIYIDDDYGRNGVAALNDALAARRRKISYKAGIPPGPGVSRGDVMDILVKLAVMDSRIIVLHVYPALGFTVLSVAQHLGMMTDGYVWIATDWLSSVLDSSQLSSEKMDSMQGVLVLRQHTPDSDRKRTFISRWNNLTERSVGLNSYALHAYDSVWLVAHAINSFLNQGGIISFSTNSKLSSGGGNLHLEALSTFDGGKHLLRNILQSDLNGLTGRIKFNTDGSLFHTAYDVINVIGTGFRQIGYWSNYSGLSTLPPETFYSNPVNFSNGTQKLHSVVWPGNTVTKPRGWVFPNYGKLLRIGVPDRVGYREFVSKSRGTNTFKGFCIDVFTAAVDLLPYAVPYEFISYGDGKENPSYTGLVNEVASGFFDGAVGDIAIVTNRTKIVDYTQPFAASGLVVVAPFKKLNTGAWAFLRPFSPLLWGVTAAFFLVVGVVVWTLEHRINDEFRGTPKTQLITILWFSLSTLFFSHRENTVSSLGRLVLIIWLFVVLIINSSYTASLTSILTVQQLYSPIDGIETLKKLEEPIGYQVGSFAYHYLVEEIGIRESLLKPLGTPEQYAAQLELGPKNGGVAAVVDERPYVDLFLSTRCKFRVIGQEFTKAGWGFAFPRDSPLAVDLSTAILTLSESGDLQRIYDKWLSRSTCSLETAEIDSDRLHLQSFWGLFLICGIACFIALLIYFLQIMRKFHHSTTADPVSDGQGSSHSKRIQKLLSIIDKKDPIKRQSKRRKTETPVPEDNNASSELQSNSEPEIQRVDHIF, from the exons ATGAGTGCGGTTTGTGTTTGGCCTTTGTTGTTACTGCTCTTTTTTGGGGTTTTGTCAAATGGGGTAATAAGCGAAAATGTTAATTCTTCAAGACCGGCTATTGTTAATATCGGAGCTGTTTTCACTTTTGATTCTACCATTGGCAAATCCTCGTATTTTGCGATTAGGCAAGCTGTGGATGATGTCAACTCCAATTTCAGTGTTCTTCATGGAACTAAACTTCATGTCGAAATGCGGAATTCTAATTGCAGTGGCTTTCATGGCATTATTGGAG CTGTGCAATTCATGGAGGCCAGTACTGTGGCTGTTATAGGCCCACAGTCATCTGAAGTAGCCAATGCTATGTCAATTGTTGCGAATGAACTCCAAGTACCTCTGTTGTCATTTGGTGCCACAGACCCCACTCTCTCCTCTCTCCAGTTTCCTTTTCTTGTCAGGACGACACAGAGTGATCTGTACCAGATGACTGCAGTAGCTAATATTGTTGAGCACTATAATTGGAAGCAGGTAATTGCCATATATATTGATGACGATTATGGAAGGAATGGGGTTGCAGCGCTGAATGATGCACTTGCAGCAAGGCGCCGTAAAATCTCATACAAGGCAGGGATTCCTCCTGGACCTGGTGTCAGCAGGGGCGATGTCATGGACATTCTTGTGAAACTTGCGGTGATGGATTCTCGCATAATAGTTTTGCATGTTTACCCTGCATTGGGCTTCACAGTGTTGTCTGTTGCACAGCATCTCGGAATGATGACTGATGGATATGTGTGGATAGCAACTGATTGGCTTTCATCTGTTTTAGACTCTTCACAACTTTCTTCTGAGAAGATGGATTCAATGCAAGGAGTTTTAGTTTTGCGTCAGCATACCCCGGATTCGGATAGAAAGAGAACATTTATTTCTAGGTGGAACAACTTGACTGAACGTTCTGTTGGGCTTAATAGTTACGCCCTTCATGCTTATGATAGTGTATGGCTTGTTGCGCATGCtattaattcatttttaaatcaAGGGGGTATTATCTCTTTTTCCACTAATTCTAAACTGAGCTCTGGAGGTGGTAATCTTCACCTTGAAGCCTTGAGCACTTTTGATGGAGGAAAGCATCTGCTGAGGAACATATTGCAGAGTGACCTCAATGGATTAACTGGGCGTATTAAATTTAATACTGACGGGTCTCTTTTTCATACTGCATATGATGTTATTAATGTTATTGGGACTGGTTTTCGTCAGATTGGTTATTGGTCCAACTATTCTGGTTTGTCAACATTGCCTCCCGAGACATTCTACTCAAATCCAGTTAATTTCTCAAATGGGACACAAAAATTGCACAGTGTTGTTTGGCCAGGAAACACTGTAACAAAACCTAGAGGATGGGTTTTCCCCAACTACGGGAAGCTACTGAGAATCGGAGTTCCTGATCGTGTGGGTTATCGGGAATTTGTATCCAAATCGCGAGGCACCAATACTTTTAAGGGCTTCTGCATAGATGTATTTACAGCAGCTGTGGATTTGCTCCCATACGCAGTTCCATATGAATTTATCTCCTACGGGGATGGAAAGGAAAACCCAAGCTACACAGGGCTAGTTAATGAAGTTGCCTCAGGG TTTTTCGATGGCGCCGTCGGTGACATTGCTATTGTCACAAATCGAACAAAAATTGTGGATTATACACAACCATTTGCTGCATCTGGGCTTGTCGTAGTTGCTCCATTTAAGAAGTTAAACACGGGTGCTTGGGCATTTCTACGACCATTTTCTCCACTACTGTGGGGTGTAACTGCTGCTTTCTTTCTTGTTGTTGGTGTAGTTGTTTGGACCTTGGAGCATCGGATTAATGATGAGTTCAGAGGAACCCCTAAGACACAGCTAATAACCATTCTATG GTTTAGCCTCTCTACTCTATTTTTTTCCCACA GAGAGAACACCGTGAGTTCCCTTGGCCGTCTAGTGCTGATTATTTGGCTATTTGTTGTTCTGATAATTAACTCAAGTTACACTGCTAGTTTGACATCTATACTTACCGTGCAACAACTGTACTCTCCAATTGATGGGATTGAAACCTTGAAAAAGCTTGAGGAACCTATTGGATATCAAGTGGGATCTTTCGCTTACCATTATTTAGTTGAAGAAATTGGTATACGTGAATCATTGCTTAAACCCCTCGGAACACCAGAACAATATGCTGCACAGCTTGAACTTGGTCCAAAGAACGGGGGTGTTGCTGCTGTGGTCGATGAACGCCCGTATGTAGATCTTTTCTTGTCAACACGATGCAAATTCAGAGTCATAGGTCAGGAGTTCACCAAAGCAGGATGGGGATTT GCATTTCCACGTGACTCTCCCTTGGCAGTGGATTTGTCTACTGCAATATTGACACTATCAGAGAGTGGAGATTTACAGAGAATATACGACAAGTGGTTGTCAAGAAGCACATGCAGCTTGGAGACTGCAGAAATTGACTCGGATCGTCTTCACCTGCAAAGCTTCTGGGGACTCTTTCTTATATGTGGGATAGCTTGCTTCATTGCCCTTCTCATATATTTCCTGCAGATTATGCGCAAATTTCACCATTCCACCACTGCCGATCCTGTGTCAGATGGCCAGGGTAGTTCACATTCTAAACGTATTCAAAAATTATTGTCAATAATTGATAAGAAAGATCCAATAAAGAGACAGAGTAAAAGAAGGAAAACCGAGACGCCAGTTCCCGAGGATAATAATGCAAGTTCTGAATTGCAAAGCAATTCTGAGCCTGAGATACAAAGAGTAGACCACATCTTTTAG
- the LOC141719757 gene encoding uncharacterized protein LOC141719757, which yields MFLAVSAKNKLGFVAGKFQILGETSPYFAHWQHYNDMVITWILNSIVPEIHSSLVYITLSTDVWSDIHVRFSKSNGPRFFELKKTLSILTQDTLTISSYYTKFKMLWDDLLNASSVPMCVCTCSCKAKQQLETHDESYLIFDGIK from the coding sequence ATGTTTTTGGCTGTTTCTGCGAAAAATAAACTTGGTTTTGTCGCTGGAAAGTTTCAAATTCTAGGTGAAACATCTCCTTATTTTGCTCATTGGCAGCATTACAATGATATGGTAATTACGTGGATTCTAAATTCTATTGTTCCTGAGATTCATTCAAGTCTCGTTTATATAACACTGTCAACAGATGTGTGGTCTGATATTCATGTTCGTTTCTCGAAAAGCAATGGTCCTCGTTTCTTTGAACTCAAGAAAACATTGAGCATTTTAACTCAGGATACTCTTACCATCTCTAGTTATTATACAAAATTCAAGATGTTGTGGGATGATTTGCTAAATGCTTCAAGTGTGCCTATGTGTGTTTGTACTTGTTCTTGCAAGGCAAAACAACAGTTAGAAACACATGATGAAAGTTACTTAATATTTGATGGGATTAAATGA